The following are encoded together in the Culex pipiens pallens isolate TS chromosome 1, TS_CPP_V2, whole genome shotgun sequence genome:
- the LOC120432220 gene encoding uncharacterized protein LOC120432220 translates to MSYIAEEKIKLAGEDSKDRLYEAKQNQKAIRILTVAAYVLCVSLVAIMLSLYYVFLWDPSTTRLAAKTQTVDNIVIPDHLAIQLANKSEVPAEFFYTNLYRNLIHSKTIKARKSTAINESANLTQLIRLYHLQRQQLEPLVEPPDGTQPQPSQDVMMADEDDGGDDYEQSGNYGLYSNHTTIQLDQDEEQQQQQL, encoded by the exons ATGAGCTACATCGCGGaggaaaaaatcaaactggcgGGCGAGGACTCAAAGGACCGGCTGTACGAGGCCAAACAGAACCAGAAGGCGATCAGGATTCTGACGGTGGCCGCGTACGTGCTATGCGTCTCGCTGGTGGCCATTATGCTTTCGCTTTACTACGTCTTTCTGTGGGACCCGAGCACGACCCGGCTCGCCGCCAAGACTCAAACTGTTG ACAACATCGTCATCCCGGACCACCTGGCTATCCAGCTGGCCAACAAAAGCGAAGTGCCGGCGGAATTTTTCTACACCAACCTGTACCGGAACCTGATCCACAGCAAAACCATCAAGGCCCGGAAGTCGACCGCCATCAACGAGTCCGCGAACCTGACCCAGCTCATCCGGCTGTACCACCTGCAGCGCCAGCAGCTGGAACCACTGGTTGAGCCGCCGGACGGTACGCAGCCGCAGCCATCGCAGGATGTCATGATGGCGGACGAGGACGACGGCGGAGACGATTACGAGCAGAGCGGAAATTACGGTCTGTACTCGAACCACACCACGATACAGCTGGACCAGGacgaggagcagcagcagcagcaattatAA
- the LOC120432219 gene encoding probable Dol-P-Man:Man(7)GlcNAc(2)-PP-Dol alpha-1,6-mannosyltransferase, which produces MALLVFLIAAAHCVYTPFTKVEESFNLQAIHDLLYHRWNITDYDHLEFPGVVPRSFLGPMVVTCLATPVATALEFFEVNKFWMQYVVRFILAGIVVFAWNQLRVTIHKRLGVSVSLWYIMITITQFHFMFYMSRPLPNIMALPLVLLAINYWMTRSMKLFLVCSGAAIIIFRAELAMLLGLYLLYDLYYKRVKLETVLKVAIPAGILLVALTVTVDSFLWRRLLWPEAEVFWFNTILNKSSEYGTSPFLWYIYSALPRAMGLSILFVPFGLYVETRIRSLVIPAIVFVLLFSTLPHKELRFIIYVFPLFNVAAACACNRIWINRQKTIINKCMAFVAMGHLLGNAFLTMFLLLVAGTNYPGGVAISRFHRLAAGETGVTVHIDNLAAQSGVSRFSQINSDWIYSKEEHLVPGNDRLHQFHYLLTEARDKYSDEMRLLSQTHDILEFVECFNSIGLQYKSVLPVKIKTKPCIFIMQRRDEVDPNRIRLTFDDVLQEATTPIGGSGYFADPEFPPIEVVGAAEEEEFDDEDEAIEEVEDEDEEQDEDDEPADEPPPKASPKRDKPAEKPSRKQRSKARQRIKEILEENAHLLREDDGHEAKEVKRARVTSYLQKATSSAKLRKAQKIIKEERLRQVANDLTKLDFSELCNLDRMSTRECLKTIIDRQYGGEAGDEAGDDDDDE; this is translated from the exons ATGGCCTTGCTGGTGTTCTTGATTGCAGCTGCCCACTGCGTTTACACGCCGTTCACGAAAGTCGAGGAGAGCTTCAACTTGCAAGCCATTCACGACCTGCTGTACCACAGGTGGAACATAACCGACTATGACCACCTCGAGTTTCCCGGGGTGGTTCCGCGGTCGTTCCTGGGCCCGATGGTGGTTACGTGCCTGGCGACGCCAGTGGCCACCGCACTCGAGTTTTTCGAAGTGAACAAATTTTGGATGCAGTACGTCG TTCGCTTCATCCTGGCCGGTATTGTCGTGTTCGCCTGGAACCAGCTCCGGGTCACGATCCACAAGCGGCTTGGCGTGTCGGTGTCGCTGTGGTACATCATGATCACGATCACCCAGTTCCACTTTATGTTCTACATGAGCCGCCCACTGCCAAACATTATGGCCCTGCCGCTGGTCCTACTGGCCATCAACTACTGGATGACACGATCGATGAAGCTGTTCCTCGTGTGCTCCGGAGCGGCCATTATTATCTTCCGAGCGGAACTGGCCATGCTGCTGGGACTGTACCTTCTCTACGATCTTTACTACAAACGGGTTAAACTGGAAACCGTGCTGAAAGTGGCCATCCCTGCCGGAATTCTCCTGGTCGCGCTGACCGTCACCGTAGATTCGTTCCTGTGGCGGCGGCTCCTCTGGCCGGAAGCGGAAGTGTTCTGGTTCAACACCATCCTCAACAAGAGCTCCGAGTATGGCACGTCACCCTTTCTGTGGTACATCTACTCCGCGCTCCCACGAGCCATGGGACTGTCGATTCTGTTTGTGCCATTTGGGCTCTACGTTGAGACCCGGATACGATCGCTGGTCATCCCGGCGATCGTGTTTGTGCTGCTCTTCTCGACACTTCCCCACAAGGAACTCCGGTTCATCATCTACGTGTTTCCTCTGTTCAATGTGGCCGCAGCTTGTGCCTGCAACCGGAT ATGGATCAACCGGCAAAAGACCATCATCAACAAGTGCATGGCGTTCGTGGCCATGGGCCACCTGCTCGGCAATGCCTTCCTTACGATGTTCCTGCTGCTGGTGGCCGGAACCAACTATCCCGGTGGAGTCGCCATCTCGAG ATTCCACCGGTTGGCGGCGGGCGAAACGGGCGTTACAGTTCACATTGACAATCTGGCCGCCCAGAGTGGCGTGTCGCGGTTTTCGCAGATCAACTCCGACTGGATCTACAGCAAAGAGGAGCACCTGGTGCCGGGAAACGACCGGTTGCATCAGTTCCACTACCTGTTGACCGAGGCCCGGGACAAGTACTCGGACGAGATGCGACTGCTCAGTCAAACGCACGACATCCTGGAGTTTGTCGAGTGCTTCAACAGCATCGGGCTGCAGTACAAGTCGGTGCTTCCGGTCAAGATCAAGACGAAGCCGTGCATCTTTATCATGCAGCGCAGGGACGAAGTCGATCCGAATCGCATCCGGTTGACGTTTGACGACGTGTTGCAGGAGGCGACGACACCTATCGGTGGGAGCGGGTACTTTGCCGATCCGGAATTCCCACCCATAGAGGTCGTTGGAGCGGCGGAGGAGGAGGAATTTGACGACGAAGACGAAGCAATAGAGGAAGTCGAAGATGAAGATGAAGAGCAGGACGAAGACGACGAACCAGCTGACGAACCACCCCCAAAAGCTAGCCCAAAACGTGACAAACCCGCGGAGAAACCATCCCGGAAGCAACGCTCCAAGGCACGACAACGAATCAAGGAAATTCTCGAGGAAAACGCTCACCTTCTGCGCGAAGACGACGGCCACGAAGCGAAAGAGGTGAAGCGGGCCCGCGTGACGTCCTACCTGCAGAAGGCCACCTCGTCGGCCAAGCTCAGGAAGGCACAGAAGATCATCAAGGAGGAACGACTCCGGCAGGTGGCGAACGATCTCACCAAGCTGGACTTTAGCGAGCTGTGCAATCTGGACCGGATGTCCACGCGGGAGTGCCTGAAGACGATCATCGACCGGCAGTACGGCGGGGAAGCGGGCGACGAAgcaggcgacgacgacgacgatgagtaA